A genomic region of Chlorobaculum parvum NCIB 8327 contains the following coding sequences:
- a CDS encoding antitoxin, translating to MNNLDNDEKELLDSFEKNEWRSVKDLKKRKLELEESARATIRKDKRVNIRISERDLKELQKIALREGLPYQTLISSILHKYVNKAQAE from the coding sequence ATGAATAATTTGGACAATGATGAAAAAGAGTTGCTGGATTCTTTTGAAAAAAATGAATGGCGTTCTGTTAAAGACCTGAAAAAGCGGAAGCTTGAACTGGAAGAATCTGCGCGTGCTACTATCCGAAAGGATAAAAGGGTAAATATCCGGATTTCCGAACGCGATCTGAAAGAGTTACAGAAAATCGCCCTGAGAGAAGGATTACCATACCAGACTTTGATTTCGAGTATTTTGCATAAATACGTAAACAAGGCTCAGGCAGAGTGA
- a CDS encoding bifunctional aminoglycoside phosphotransferase/ATP-binding protein, translated as MNKVAQALLNPQAYPHPTTPEIELVETHISWVFLTGEYAYKLKKPVDLGFLDFSTLELRRHFCHEELRLNRHLCPDLYLEVLPLTDEGGRIRIGGNGKPIDYVVRMVQFDRSLELDRLLRNDELTPQHIDDAACVIAEFHASIPQADPDSPFGRPEEVIKPMLANLHLTGEVARSDDERDAIERLRQWTLEEHGRLNEVLRKRKEGGMVRECHGDMHTGNMLIRNERVMIFDCIEFSPQLSKIDIINDLAFLFMDLQHAGHKELAWRLLNGWLSKNGDYDGLRVLNFYCTYRAMVRAKVTSIRLAQETNEAEKQETLDEHHSYLHLALGYTERPEPLLVLTHGVSGSGKSTISARLAEAGGFIHIRSDVERKRLFGIGSLEKSAEQGLDIYTPDATEKTYSAMLEAAKAALEGGYPVIADATFPTRDFRKPFLELAESMGCQCRILHFHASPDELRRRVRERHASGDDPSEADLAVLEAQMRKIEPFDNNEKALCIDIDTEGDLAIESILERLER; from the coding sequence ATGAACAAGGTAGCCCAGGCATTGCTGAATCCACAAGCCTATCCTCACCCGACCACACCTGAGATCGAGCTAGTGGAAACCCACATTTCATGGGTTTTCCTGACCGGTGAGTACGCCTACAAGCTCAAAAAACCGGTCGATCTGGGCTTCCTCGACTTCTCGACGCTCGAACTCCGCCGCCACTTCTGCCATGAAGAGCTTCGCCTGAACCGCCACCTCTGCCCCGACCTCTATCTCGAAGTGCTGCCATTGACCGATGAGGGTGGCCGGATTCGCATCGGCGGCAACGGCAAGCCGATCGATTACGTCGTCCGCATGGTGCAGTTCGACCGAAGCCTGGAACTCGACCGGCTGCTTCGGAATGACGAGCTGACTCCGCAGCATATCGACGATGCAGCCTGCGTCATTGCCGAATTTCACGCTTCGATCCCGCAAGCCGATCCCGACTCCCCTTTCGGCAGGCCCGAAGAGGTGATCAAGCCGATGCTCGCCAACCTTCACCTCACCGGTGAGGTGGCCCGTTCGGACGATGAACGGGACGCAATCGAACGACTGCGCCAATGGACGCTTGAGGAGCATGGACGACTGAACGAAGTGCTGAGGAAACGCAAGGAGGGCGGCATGGTGCGGGAGTGCCACGGCGACATGCACACGGGCAACATGCTGATCCGCAACGAGCGTGTCATGATCTTCGACTGCATCGAGTTCAGCCCGCAGCTCAGCAAGATCGACATCATCAACGATCTGGCGTTTCTCTTCATGGATTTACAGCACGCTGGTCATAAGGAGCTGGCCTGGCGGCTGCTCAACGGCTGGCTGTCGAAAAACGGAGATTACGACGGATTAAGAGTGCTCAACTTTTATTGCACTTACCGCGCGATGGTGCGCGCCAAGGTCACCTCGATCCGACTGGCGCAGGAAACGAACGAGGCCGAAAAACAGGAGACGCTCGACGAGCACCACTCCTACCTGCACCTCGCCCTCGGCTACACCGAGCGCCCCGAACCGCTGCTCGTGCTCACGCACGGCGTCTCCGGCAGCGGTAAATCGACGATTTCGGCCAGGCTCGCCGAAGCGGGGGGCTTCATCCACATCCGCTCCGACGTCGAACGCAAACGCCTGTTTGGCATCGGCAGCCTCGAAAAAAGCGCCGAACAGGGGCTCGACATCTACACGCCCGACGCCACGGAGAAAACATACTCGGCAATGCTCGAAGCGGCGAAAGCAGCGCTGGAGGGAGGCTATCCGGTCATCGCGGACGCGACCTTCCCCACCAGAGATTTCCGCAAGCCATTCCTGGAACTTGCTGAATCGATGGGCTGCCAATGCCGCATCCTCCACTTTCACGCATCGCCGGATGAGCTGCGTCGGCGAGTGCGGGAGCGCCATGCTTCAGGCGACGATCCATCCGAAGCCGATCTGGCCGTGCTCGAAGCGCAGATGCGCAAGATCGAGCCGTTCGACAACAACGAAAAAGCCCTCTGCATCGATATCGACACAGAGGGCGATCTTGCCATCGAATCCATCCTTGAAAGACTCGAACGCTGA
- a CDS encoding universal stress protein, whose translation MIQLSRILCPTDYSNASAKAVRYAVELAKRVDAHVRFLHIREKDGYASGTTADEASMPERFSQMLMSEIKNGLQADVKEAGGEPKEVIISQAEQWGADLIVMGSHGRSGLMRLMMGSVAEAVYRSASIPVLLIKQDAIDKTATE comes from the coding sequence ATGATACAGCTTTCCAGAATTCTGTGCCCCACCGATTATTCCAACGCCTCCGCCAAAGCTGTGCGATATGCCGTGGAGCTGGCAAAACGCGTCGATGCCCACGTCAGGTTTCTGCATATCCGTGAAAAAGATGGCTACGCGTCCGGCACCACTGCTGATGAAGCCTCGATGCCCGAACGTTTTTCGCAGATGCTCATGTCGGAAATCAAAAACGGCTTGCAGGCCGATGTGAAGGAGGCCGGTGGTGAGCCGAAAGAGGTGATCATCAGCCAGGCAGAGCAGTGGGGTGCCGATCTTATCGTGATGGGCTCGCATGGCAGGAGTGGCCTCATGCGCCTGATGATGGGCAGCGTTGCCGAGGCGGTGTACCGTTCGGCTTCGATTCCGGTTCTGCTTATCAAGCAGGATGCCATCGACAAAACTGCTACTGAATAA
- a CDS encoding glycoside hydrolase family 65 protein, which produces MTGQASSGVERLVAETDALFELSSKEWLLRKKGFRKGSKSIQINETLLTVGNGYLNIRGSLEELPPGHCGGMYLSGIYDKSEADVEELVKCPMWTDVSVWYEDEKFCLSCSRALEHEQVLDMKKGILHRRTTFKNSHGKILTLETSRLVFMHDAHRGYMRVRITPVNFSGQIRVLSGLNGEVFNRGFFPHEQYKHLQLEKIERGRNFMYLEMKTRERGIRIAEAASWKMMNGQERRRRWEPRIYGEKFTSEITIDASQGESYTFEKLAVVMTNRDVPVDRANNMIREAICNLRCYVRTGAPVEIKRHIDVWRNLWSRADVRIEGDDAAQQALRYNIYQLLINGPSKPGPIGAKFLSSEGYMGHVFWDTEIFILPFYIHNFPSMARNILMYRCNTLPGAIRNAEKSGYDGARFAWESATTGEDVTPRFASKLEKTIRLIYTGAEEDHIVSDVIYGVERYFRVTGDESFLLHCGLEMVFLTARFWASRVTKVGEHYEIHKVIGPDEFHEHVNNNAYTNWLVKWHLRLATMLFRHVGKTAPEALRELAGKISLADDEPEHWLDISRRLKFTQDPETGLVEQFDGYFDLKDYVIGHPDRFGHPVLPPGVNYRNIGRTRLIKQADVLLMMLLFPHCFSVEEKKVNYDFYEPRTAHKSSLSHCTYAMMGLAVSERANAYRYFMKTALFDLENLHNNTELGIHAASVGGSWQAVIHGFAGLTLKSDRIVLTPWLPKKWKRLSFRVRWRERDVHLDITHSEVSIRIDAVSDVTLPCTLYGQNYKIRTNKPYTLQYCPSK; this is translated from the coding sequence ATGACCGGGCAAGCTTCATCAGGCGTTGAGCGTCTTGTTGCTGAAACGGACGCTCTGTTCGAACTTTCATCCAAAGAGTGGCTCCTGAGAAAAAAGGGGTTCAGGAAAGGTTCGAAGTCGATTCAGATCAACGAGACCTTGTTGACGGTCGGCAACGGTTACCTCAACATCAGGGGCAGCCTCGAAGAGCTTCCGCCCGGTCACTGTGGCGGCATGTACCTGTCCGGGATTTACGACAAATCGGAAGCCGATGTCGAAGAGCTGGTCAAGTGCCCGATGTGGACCGACGTCTCGGTCTGGTATGAGGATGAAAAGTTCTGCCTCTCATGCAGCCGCGCGCTGGAGCATGAGCAGGTGCTCGACATGAAAAAAGGCATCCTGCACCGCCGCACCACCTTCAAAAATTCACACGGAAAAATTCTCACCCTCGAAACCTCGCGGCTCGTGTTCATGCACGACGCTCATCGGGGCTACATGCGGGTGCGGATCACGCCGGTAAATTTTTCCGGGCAGATCAGGGTACTTTCGGGGCTGAACGGTGAGGTGTTCAATCGCGGATTTTTTCCGCACGAACAGTACAAGCACCTCCAGCTCGAAAAGATCGAGCGGGGCCGCAACTTCATGTACCTCGAAATGAAGACCCGCGAGCGCGGCATCCGCATCGCCGAGGCCGCGTCGTGGAAGATGATGAACGGTCAGGAGCGGAGGCGCCGCTGGGAGCCGAGGATTTACGGTGAGAAGTTTACCAGCGAAATCACCATCGACGCTTCGCAGGGGGAGTCCTACACCTTTGAAAAGCTCGCCGTCGTTATGACCAACCGCGATGTGCCGGTCGATCGTGCGAACAACATGATCCGGGAAGCGATCTGCAACCTCCGCTGCTACGTGCGTACCGGTGCGCCGGTCGAAATCAAACGGCATATCGATGTCTGGCGCAATCTGTGGAGTCGCGCCGACGTTCGGATTGAAGGCGATGATGCCGCCCAGCAGGCGCTTCGCTACAACATCTACCAGCTGCTCATCAACGGCCCGTCAAAGCCCGGCCCTATCGGAGCGAAATTCCTCAGCTCGGAGGGTTACATGGGCCACGTGTTCTGGGACACCGAAATTTTCATTTTGCCCTTCTACATCCACAATTTTCCGTCGATGGCGCGCAACATCTTGATGTACCGTTGCAACACCCTGCCCGGCGCGATCAGGAACGCCGAAAAGTCGGGTTACGATGGCGCGCGCTTCGCCTGGGAGTCGGCCACGACCGGCGAGGATGTGACGCCCCGTTTTGCCTCCAAGCTCGAAAAAACCATCAGGCTGATCTATACCGGCGCCGAGGAGGATCATATCGTGTCCGACGTTATTTACGGCGTGGAGCGCTACTTCCGGGTGACTGGCGACGAGAGTTTCCTCTTGCATTGCGGTCTGGAGATGGTGTTCCTGACGGCGCGGTTCTGGGCGAGCCGGGTGACGAAGGTGGGCGAGCATTATGAAATTCACAAGGTGATCGGGCCGGATGAATTTCACGAGCACGTCAACAACAACGCCTACACCAACTGGCTGGTCAAGTGGCATCTGCGGCTGGCGACCATGCTTTTCAGGCACGTCGGCAAGACGGCTCCGGAGGCGTTGCGAGAGCTTGCCGGAAAGATTTCGCTTGCTGATGATGAACCGGAACACTGGCTCGACATCAGCCGTCGCCTCAAGTTCACCCAGGATCCCGAGACAGGGCTGGTCGAGCAGTTCGACGGCTACTTCGACCTCAAAGATTATGTGATCGGCCATCCCGACCGCTTCGGTCATCCGGTGCTGCCTCCGGGCGTGAACTACCGGAATATCGGGCGCACCCGACTTATCAAACAGGCCGACGTGCTGCTCATGATGCTGCTCTTCCCGCACTGCTTCAGCGTCGAGGAAAAGAAGGTCAACTACGACTTTTACGAGCCGCGCACGGCGCACAAATCCTCCCTGAGCCACTGCACCTACGCCATGATGGGGCTGGCTGTTTCCGAGCGAGCCAACGCCTATCGCTATTTCATGAAAACTGCCCTGTTCGATCTCGAAAACCTGCACAACAATACCGAACTTGGCATTCATGCGGCCTCGGTCGGCGGAAGCTGGCAGGCGGTCATCCACGGATTCGCGGGCCTGACGCTCAAGTCCGACCGGATTGTGCTGACGCCGTGGCTGCCAAAAAAATGGAAGCGCCTGTCGTTCAGGGTGCGGTGGCGCGAACGCGATGTTCATCTCGATATCACTCACAGCGAGGTGTCGATAAGGATCGATGCTG
- a CDS encoding biotin/lipoyl-containing protein: MKKIRFMDVSFRDGFQSCYGARVKTEDFLPVLQAAVDAGTDNFEVGGGARFQSLYFYCQEDAFEMMDACRRVVGPDINLQTLSRGANVVGLVSQSRDIIDLHAKLFKKHGISTIRNFDALMDVRNLAWSGQCIVNAGLKHQVVIALMGLPPGLKESYCHTPQFYLDKLKDILDAGIPFDSVAFKDASGTTTPAVVYETVKGARKMLPEGTTLEFHTHDTAGMGVACNYAAIEAGIDIIDLAMAPVSGGTAEVDILTMWHRLRGTDYTLDIDQEKYLEVERMFIEHMDKYYMPPEAKEVNPVIPFSPMPGGALTANTQMMRDHDTLHFFPEVIRNMREVVAKGGFGASVTPVSQFYFQQAFANTVQGPWKKIVDGYGKMVLGYFGKTPAAPDPEVVALASEQLGLEPTVQDVHDINDRNPDLGIEHNTKLLEEAGLEITDENIFIAATCGAKGIGFLQGDKPMGIRYKADIEAEEEAKHSEEELKVTSHGNSLQDRLSDLIKPAGRSNLSGNYMVMVDGKSFNVVIADGMVMAQSTAPGAQPMAMPQMAAPAAVQQHQGTPVMPSMPGNVFKMEVEVGQKVEEGQEVAVMEAMKMESPVKAPKSGIVTVVLAKPGDAVSADQPLMYID, translated from the coding sequence ATGAAAAAAATACGGTTCATGGATGTCTCCTTCCGCGACGGGTTCCAGTCCTGTTACGGAGCAAGGGTCAAAACCGAGGATTTCCTTCCGGTGCTTCAGGCTGCGGTCGATGCGGGCACCGATAACTTCGAGGTGGGCGGCGGCGCACGCTTCCAGAGCCTCTACTTCTACTGCCAGGAGGACGCCTTCGAGATGATGGATGCCTGCCGCCGCGTGGTCGGGCCGGACATCAACCTCCAGACTCTGTCGCGAGGTGCAAACGTGGTGGGTCTCGTGTCGCAGTCGCGTGACATCATCGACCTTCACGCCAAGCTTTTCAAGAAGCACGGCATCAGCACCATCCGCAACTTCGACGCGCTCATGGATGTGCGCAACCTCGCATGGTCGGGTCAGTGCATCGTCAACGCCGGGCTGAAGCACCAGGTGGTGATCGCCCTGATGGGTCTGCCTCCGGGCCTCAAGGAGTCGTACTGCCACACGCCGCAGTTCTACCTCGACAAGCTCAAGGATATTCTCGATGCGGGTATTCCGTTCGATAGCGTCGCTTTCAAGGACGCCTCTGGCACCACCACTCCCGCCGTCGTGTACGAAACGGTCAAGGGTGCGCGCAAAATGCTGCCCGAGGGCACCACGCTCGAATTCCACACGCACGACACCGCTGGAATGGGCGTGGCGTGTAACTACGCTGCTATCGAGGCCGGTATCGACATCATCGACCTTGCGATGGCTCCGGTCAGCGGTGGCACCGCCGAGGTTGACATTCTCACCATGTGGCACCGCCTGCGTGGCACCGACTACACCCTCGACATCGACCAGGAGAAGTACCTCGAAGTCGAGCGGATGTTCATCGAGCACATGGACAAATACTACATGCCGCCGGAAGCCAAAGAGGTCAATCCGGTGATTCCGTTCTCCCCGATGCCCGGCGGCGCGCTGACCGCCAACACCCAGATGATGCGCGACCACGACACGCTGCACTTCTTCCCCGAGGTGATCCGCAACATGCGCGAAGTTGTCGCCAAGGGCGGCTTCGGCGCTTCGGTGACGCCGGTTTCGCAGTTCTACTTCCAGCAGGCTTTCGCCAACACCGTGCAGGGGCCGTGGAAAAAGATCGTGGACGGCTACGGCAAGATGGTGCTCGGCTACTTCGGCAAGACCCCGGCAGCCCCCGATCCGGAGGTGGTGGCGCTCGCCTCGGAACAGCTCGGCCTCGAGCCGACCGTTCAGGACGTGCACGACATCAACGACCGCAATCCCGATCTTGGCATCGAGCACAACACCAAGCTGCTCGAAGAGGCAGGTCTGGAGATTACCGACGAAAACATCTTCATCGCGGCTACCTGCGGCGCGAAGGGCATCGGTTTCCTTCAGGGCGACAAGCCGATGGGCATCCGCTACAAGGCGGATATCGAGGCTGAGGAGGAGGCCAAGCATAGCGAGGAAGAGTTGAAGGTCACCTCGCACGGCAACTCGTTGCAGGATCGCTTGTCTGACCTCATCAAACCGGCTGGCCGCAGCAATCTGTCGGGCAACTACATGGTGATGGTCGATGGCAAGTCGTTCAACGTGGTGATCGCCGACGGCATGGTGATGGCGCAGTCCACCGCCCCCGGCGCGCAGCCGATGGCGATGCCGCAAATGGCCGCTCCCGCCGCTGTCCAGCAGCACCAGGGCACACCCGTGATGCCGTCAATGCCGGGCAACGTCTTCAAGATGGAAGTCGAAGTCGGCCAGAAGGTCGAGGAAGGCCAGGAGGTCGCCGTCATGGAGGCTATGAAGATGGAGTCCCCGGTCAAGGCCCCCAAGTCGGGCATCGTCACGGTAGTCCTCGCCAAACCGGGCGATGCGGTTTCCGCCGACCAGCCGCTGATGTATATCGATTGA
- a CDS encoding fumarate hydratase yields MKQFRDSMIALITETSANLPSDVRKAIADAVGQETADSRAGLAMSAITLNIDMAVDNVGPVCQDTGMPTFFVHTPKGVDQLAMKRDIEEAIVEATRTGKLRPNAVDSMSGKNSGNNLGCHVPVIHFEPWDRDEIEVKLILKGGGCENKNIQYSLPAEIPGQGRAARDIDGVRKCIAHAVYQAQGQGCSPGFIGVGVGGDRTSGFELAKKQLLRYVDDTNPDPELAGLEQEMLEKANTLNIGPMGFSGKSTLLGCKIGKSHRVPASFFVSVAYNCWAYRRLGVIIDPAEGSITEWQYRSDDEIKRMAQGEGIPLTGREVVLKAPISEETIRSLKVGDIVIVEGEMHTGRDAFHHYVMHHDLPEDLDISGGIIYHCGPVMLKNDDGEYRVVAAGPTTSIREEPYQADVIEKLGLRAVIGKGGMGPKTLAGLQKHGAVYLNAIGGAAQYYARSVEKVTGVDFLEEMGVPEAMWHLQVKAFPAIVTMDANGNSLHQQVDEESFAILEKIGKE; encoded by the coding sequence ATGAAACAGTTCAGGGATTCAATGATAGCCTTGATTACGGAGACCTCCGCCAACCTGCCGAGCGACGTGCGCAAGGCGATTGCCGATGCGGTCGGTCAGGAGACCGCCGATTCGAGAGCCGGTCTGGCCATGTCGGCCATCACGCTCAACATCGACATGGCTGTCGATAACGTCGGCCCGGTCTGTCAGGATACCGGCATGCCCACCTTTTTCGTGCACACTCCGAAAGGCGTCGATCAGCTCGCCATGAAGCGCGACATCGAAGAGGCTATCGTCGAGGCGACCCGCACCGGCAAGCTTCGCCCCAATGCGGTTGATTCGATGAGCGGCAAGAACTCCGGCAACAACCTCGGCTGCCACGTGCCGGTGATCCATTTCGAACCGTGGGATCGCGACGAGATCGAGGTGAAGCTTATCCTCAAAGGCGGCGGCTGCGAGAACAAGAACATCCAGTATTCGCTTCCGGCTGAAATTCCCGGACAGGGCCGTGCGGCTCGCGACATCGACGGCGTGCGCAAGTGCATCGCCCACGCGGTGTACCAGGCGCAGGGGCAGGGGTGCAGCCCTGGTTTCATCGGCGTCGGCGTCGGCGGCGACCGCACCAGCGGCTTCGAGCTGGCCAAGAAGCAGCTTCTCCGTTATGTCGATGACACCAATCCCGATCCGGAACTGGCTGGCCTCGAACAGGAGATGCTCGAAAAGGCCAACACGCTGAACATTGGCCCGATGGGCTTCTCCGGCAAGAGCACGCTGCTCGGCTGCAAGATCGGCAAGTCGCACCGAGTGCCGGCCAGCTTCTTCGTCTCGGTGGCCTACAACTGCTGGGCTTACCGCCGTCTCGGCGTCATCATCGATCCCGCAGAGGGCTCGATCACCGAGTGGCAGTACCGTTCCGACGATGAAATCAAACGCATGGCTCAGGGCGAGGGCATTCCGCTTACGGGCCGCGAGGTGGTGCTCAAGGCTCCGATCAGCGAGGAGACGATCCGCTCGCTCAAGGTGGGCGACATCGTCATCGTCGAGGGCGAGATGCACACCGGCCGCGACGCCTTCCACCACTACGTGATGCACCACGACCTGCCGGAGGATCTCGACATCAGTGGCGGCATTATCTACCACTGCGGCCCGGTGATGCTCAAGAACGACGATGGTGAGTACCGGGTTGTCGCCGCAGGGCCGACCACCTCGATCCGCGAGGAGCCCTACCAGGCGGACGTGATCGAGAAGCTCGGCCTTCGCGCTGTGATCGGCAAGGGCGGCATGGGGCCGAAGACGCTGGCCGGCCTGCAGAAGCATGGCGCGGTGTACCTCAACGCCATCGGCGGTGCGGCACAGTACTACGCCCGCTCGGTAGAAAAGGTGACCGGCGTCGATTTTCTCGAAGAGATGGGTGTGCCAGAAGCGATGTGGCACTTGCAGGTCAAGGCATTCCCGGCAATCGTCACGATGGACGCCAACGGTAACAGCCTGCACCAGCAGGTCGATGAGGAGTCGTTCGCGATTCTCGAAAAGATCGGCAAAGAGTAA
- a CDS encoding radical SAM/SPASM domain-containing protein: MTAIGRLFDVAKDAGFFRALKVIVGLVRMHWRYFIFGRGRGLAKMLPLNTPNKVHVDPASGCNFKCFFCPQSDLESLKLAGFKTGVMKLELFKKMINDFVWFPNKIDELVLGNYGELLLNKDISEMIEYAVSSKSVREVSLITNAALLDKEIGEKIALAGLHKIRISIEGLSDEAYKNTVNVNVSFDKIVKNITDFYKSVRRYGNKTFIYVKIIDIGLTPEDKRKFFNVFSPISDSVGIENLMPVTEKAEKLIGDKKRGMTGVSISEGRFVCPSPFYSLSVHVNGDVGVCCSDWHHQTNIGSIKNSTMQEIWRGSELNKFRLAHLQNSWRSVDACSGCIMVDHYPPYEDIDHIRDNLQKHYQ; encoded by the coding sequence ATGACTGCAATCGGGCGGCTATTTGATGTTGCGAAAGATGCAGGATTCTTTCGTGCATTAAAAGTTATTGTCGGCTTGGTAAGAATGCACTGGAGATATTTTATTTTTGGCCGCGGACGTGGTTTAGCTAAAATGTTGCCTTTGAATACACCTAATAAAGTCCATGTCGATCCGGCAAGTGGGTGCAATTTCAAGTGTTTCTTTTGCCCGCAATCAGACCTTGAATCTCTAAAGTTGGCTGGCTTTAAGACTGGGGTAATGAAACTAGAGTTATTTAAAAAAATGATTAATGATTTTGTGTGGTTTCCAAATAAAATCGATGAATTGGTTCTAGGAAACTATGGAGAACTTTTGTTAAATAAAGATATATCTGAAATGATCGAGTACGCGGTATCTTCGAAATCTGTAAGGGAGGTTTCTTTGATTACCAATGCTGCTTTACTTGATAAGGAAATAGGTGAAAAAATTGCATTAGCTGGTTTGCATAAAATAAGAATATCGATTGAGGGTTTATCTGACGAAGCATACAAAAACACAGTCAACGTTAATGTTTCTTTCGATAAAATCGTAAAAAATATTACAGATTTTTATAAATCTGTAAGGCGGTACGGTAACAAAACATTCATTTACGTAAAAATTATTGATATTGGATTAACACCAGAAGATAAACGAAAATTTTTTAATGTATTTTCTCCTATTTCTGATTCCGTTGGGATTGAAAACCTTATGCCTGTAACTGAGAAGGCGGAAAAATTGATCGGAGATAAAAAGAGGGGCATGACAGGTGTAAGTATATCTGAGGGAAGGTTCGTATGCCCTTCTCCATTCTATTCGCTCTCTGTTCATGTGAATGGAGATGTTGGTGTCTGTTGTTCTGATTGGCACCATCAAACCAATATCGGGTCAATAAAGAATTCGACGATGCAAGAAATATGGAGAGGTTCCGAGTTAAATAAATTTCGGTTAGCACATTTGCAAAATTCATGGAGAAGTGTAGATGCTTGCAGTGGTTGTATTATGGTCGATCATTATCCACCTTACGAAGATATTGACCATATTCGTGATAACTTGCAAAAGCACTACCAATGA
- a CDS encoding BrnT family toxin, protein MKLINWNRDKNEWLRKNRGICFEDVLFYLDSQCLIDDIEHPNQEKYGGQRMMVLNIDNYIHLVPYVETADEIFLKTIIPSRKATKEYLESKK, encoded by the coding sequence ATGAAACTGATAAACTGGAATAGAGACAAGAACGAGTGGCTAAGAAAAAACAGAGGGATCTGTTTTGAGGATGTACTTTTTTATCTGGACAGTCAGTGCCTGATAGACGATATAGAACATCCGAATCAGGAAAAATATGGTGGGCAAAGAATGATGGTTTTGAATATCGATAACTATATCCACCTTGTTCCTTATGTAGAAACAGCTGATGAGATTTTCCTGAAAACGATTATTCCAAGCAGAAAAGCGACAAAAGAATATCTGGAGAGTAAAAAATGA
- a CDS encoding leucine-rich repeat domain-containing protein, which translates to MEQNIYQKCPVCGFPLTQDNAICPRCKNDILEDINTLDEQNLEKHYRIIEEKKADWYIRCLAEHLDTGKAPAVTFSPEDTAPRHGFKDRLTPAEEEALAASRAVLLREPQKRHDWYQALSNDWKEVVRHTLKLQRDPSDTELLDFLNVTSVRCDNTRIHNLAPISLLENLQQVRCDETPIESLEPLRNLRQLKRLYAFDCDFLSLDPLRNITSLKLLWVSSTEISDLEPIAGLINLEELYCSETLVSDLSPIAGLINLEKLSCYKTEIESIEPVKKLENLIELGINSTRISSLEPLAGLDKLEYLRCSRTNITSLEPLRKLSSLKELSVEQTGVFHLDPLAGLEELEELNIIGTEVESIAPLIELPNLEKLELSAGRIPQSEIERFMFTHPACDVIIKPRG; encoded by the coding sequence TTGGAGCAAAACATCTACCAAAAGTGTCCTGTCTGCGGCTTTCCGTTGACGCAGGATAACGCGATCTGTCCGCGATGCAAGAACGATATTCTCGAAGACATCAATACCCTTGACGAGCAGAATCTCGAAAAGCATTACCGGATCATCGAGGAGAAAAAAGCTGACTGGTACATTCGCTGCCTGGCCGAGCATCTCGACACCGGAAAAGCTCCGGCCGTCACCTTCTCGCCGGAAGACACTGCACCGCGGCATGGCTTCAAAGACCGGCTGACTCCGGCCGAAGAGGAGGCGCTGGCAGCATCCCGGGCCGTGCTGCTGCGTGAGCCGCAAAAACGCCACGACTGGTATCAAGCGCTGAGTAACGATTGGAAAGAGGTGGTCAGGCACACCCTGAAACTCCAGCGTGACCCGTCCGACACGGAACTGCTCGACTTCCTGAACGTAACGAGTGTGCGCTGCGACAACACGCGAATCCACAATCTCGCGCCGATCAGCCTGTTGGAAAACCTGCAACAAGTCCGCTGTGATGAAACCCCGATCGAAAGCCTCGAACCGCTCAGGAACCTCCGACAGCTCAAGCGCCTCTACGCGTTCGACTGCGATTTCCTTTCGCTCGACCCGCTGCGCAACATCACCTCGCTGAAACTGCTCTGGGTTTCAAGCACCGAAATCAGCGACCTCGAACCGATTGCAGGCCTCATCAACCTCGAAGAGCTCTACTGCTCGGAAACCTTGGTGAGCGACCTTTCGCCAATCGCCGGGCTGATCAATCTCGAAAAACTCAGTTGCTACAAAACGGAGATCGAGTCGATCGAGCCAGTCAAAAAGCTCGAAAACCTGATCGAGCTTGGCATCAACAGCACCCGCATCAGCTCACTGGAGCCACTCGCCGGACTCGACAAGCTCGAATACCTGCGCTGCAGCCGCACCAACATCACCAGCCTCGAACCGCTGCGCAAGCTCTCCTCACTCAAAGAGCTGAGCGTCGAACAGACCGGTGTATTCCACCTCGACCCATTGGCGGGACTCGAAGAACTTGAAGAGCTGAACATCATCGGCACCGAGGTCGAATCGATCGCGCCACTGATCGAGCTACCCAATCTGGAAAAGCTGGAACTGTCGGCAGGACGGATACCGCAATCCGAAATCGAACGCTTCATGTTCACCCACCCAGCTTGTGATGTTATCATCAAGCCGAGGGGATGA